In Neomonachus schauinslandi chromosome 8, ASM220157v2, whole genome shotgun sequence, the genomic stretch TGCCTTAGCAACCTTCTAGTCTAACACTTTTGTTTCACAAACTGGGAGGCCGATGCACTTACCAGTGATTTGCCTAACTTTGCACAAGTGGCGAATGAAAGACTTGGGCCTAGAAGTCAGATTTGGTGACACCCAGTGGGTGGCTGACCTGAAGGCGATATCACGTTTTGGAACTATAGCTTTGGAGAGATAGGTCCACACTCACAGGCAAAGTTTCTGGGACTGGGAGGCTATGATGTATTCATTCTGAGTGGGTTGTAAAAGTGGATGCAGAGAGGATTGCAGCTGTCAGCAGACCAGGCTCCTCGTTAGGATGACTGTCCTGTGTGTCCTAGGCCTGGCCACCGTCAGGTCTCTGGGAAGGGCTGAGGATTCTCAGTTAACTATAGGGATTACAATAGAATAAGCTAAAATAAAACCTTATCTGAGATACTAGCAACTAtgccataaaataaaaagtactttaaaaaggaCTAGGTTATGATCATTTCAAGTAATTTCACAAGGCTTTACTTTTGTCATTTGctataaagacattttctttatcattgtatcttttatttatgaCTGCTATATTCAGACCCCAAAGCATATAAAGCCTTGAAGGCTAAACATATTAAGAGTTGTTTATAACAGTAACTCAGgggtttattttaaagtattttaaatttgggggcccctgggtggctcagtccggtaagccgccaactcttgattttggctcaggtcatgatctcagggctgtgggatcaagcctgcgtgagggctccatgctcagcaggcagtctgcttgaggattctctgtctccctctccctctgccctgccctccagagtctctctgcctctctctctctcaaataaataaatatatcttaaaaaataaaatatttaaaatttatttgatattaagCTAGTGTTAATCAACATATGTTAAAGACTTCTTTTTCCCTCATTAGCAATGtgtccccccctccaccccaccctttCGTTTGCTTTCAAGTGTCAAAACCTGATTGCTCTGTCCTTcaatttctttaggaaaaagtGATCCATGGCGTTTGCATGCCCCGAGGTTATCTTGAACTGATACCGAATCCTAAGGATGAGGAAGTGGATCACATAAGGGCAACATGTTTTAATAGTGACATCGTCCTGATGCCTGAGCTCTCAACCTTCCGGGTCTTGCCGTGGGCTGAAAGAACTGCCAGAGTAATATGCGACACATTCACTGTGACTGGGGAGCCTCTTTTGACTTCCCCACGGTACATTGCCAAGAGCCAGCTGAGCCAGCTACAGGACTCTGGCTTTTCCCTGCTCTCTGCCTTCATCtatgatttttgcatttttgctgTGCCCGAAATTATCAATTCAAAGACCATCTCTTTTCCTGCTTCAACATTGCTAAATAATCATGACCAACCTTTCATACAGGAACTCGTTGATGGCTTGTATCACACTGGAGCCAATGTCGAGAGTTTTTCCTCCTCTACCAGGCCCGGTCAGATGGAAATCTGTTTTTTGCCCGAATTTGGCATCAATGCGGCTGATAATGCATTCACCCTCAGAACAGGTGTCAAAGAAGTTGCGAGGAAATATAATTACATCGCCAGCTTTTTCATCGAGACTGGATTCTGCAATTCAGGAATTTTGTCTCACAGTCTCTGGGATGTCgggggggaagaaaaatatgTTCTGCATCAATTCCGGAGTTGAGGAGCTCACGATCACTGGGAAAAAATGGTTGGCAGGGCTCTTGAAGCACTCTGCTGCCCTCAGCTGCCTGATGGCTCCCGCTGTTAGCTGCCGAAAGCGTTATTCCAAGGAGAGTAAAGACCTCAAGGATAGTGTGCCTACAACGTGGGGATACAATGATAACAGCTGTGCTTTTAATATCAAGTGTCATGGTGAGAAAGGCACCCGGATAGAAAATAAACTGGGCTCAGCGACTGCAAATCCATACCTGGTGCTGGCGGCGACCGTTGCTGCAGGCTTGGATGGACTTCAAAGCAGTGATGGTGTCCTGGCCGGTCCGGATGGCAGCACAGACTTCTATCAGGCCAAATCTTCCGAGATCCCTTTGAAACTGGAAGATGCTCTTGTGGCCCTGGAGGAAGATCAGTGTCTGAGACAGGCCCTGGGGGAAACTTTTATTCGCTATTTTGTTGCCATGAAAAAATATGAgttggaaaatgaagaaacagatgctgagagaaataaattcttagaatattttatttagactAGAACCCTTAACTATTCTTTCGgagatgtggtttttttttaagtagctgaTCTCCCaggaagaaaagatttttcttttctgttaatttttataattaacaacAAAAGGACTACATAGGCTTTCGCTCTTCTTTGTCCCCATGGAATATTTGACAGATGAAGTGGGACTGCCGAGAGGATTCTGATAGTAGAAACAAACAATAAAGTTGTGGTGCAGCTGTAATATGCAAATTTCCCAGGTCTTGTCAGTCAGTCATCATTTCCTCTGTGTATGTTGACCTAGATAGAAATATTCAGCTATTTCAGGCAACAGATACAttcacacaataaaaaaaaagccttaagaaTTACAAAGCAAAGTgtaaatgactaaaaaaaaagaatttcaattaTGCACATATGTTGTGACTGCCAGGGAGACAAAAATGCTTACTAATACAATCTCACTAATCTAGACATATAGAGGACAGACACTCTGTTTCCTGCCCTTTCCCCATCCTTCTGCCATTACCCTTCCCATGGGCTAACCTGCCGGGAATGTGGCTAGGGGAACACTCTTGGGAATGGAGCTCACGCAAGATGGAGTAACAAGGTGGAAGCTCTGCTTTGTGGAGCAAATTTTGCCAGCATCATTGTGATCTTTctaaataagttaaataagttttcaaaaatatgtcATGATGACAAGTTAGCAGAAGCTTTCACATTATATCCCTTCTTTGTACCCTTCTTTACTAGCTCCTGAAACTCCTAGGAATTTCAA encodes the following:
- the LGSN gene encoding LOW QUALITY PROTEIN: lengsin (The sequence of the model RefSeq protein was modified relative to this genomic sequence to represent the inferred CDS: deleted 1 base in 1 codon) → MRLTAKNTAAEQRLDESKGQIVCVKKISQDDYFPNMNKFLAFGGGIDIDKWLHARSVIWLFVYELLQDTRDEGNETEASRMSKLRRTRKKVTKQHVFSTEVGETDISNSKERIRNQMVCHKLGDVSKPVVGPGSADSHLQQDDKDSENQTAVIKPSPLQTSASAPCREFNTNSNHTDNTRDGTQIPTTPYLSSRMKHIKQEMSKNHLQFVRFEATDLHGVSRSKSIPAQFFQEKVIHGVCMPRGYLELIPNPKDEEVDHIRATCFNSDIVLMPELSTFRVLPWAERTARVICDTFTVTGEPLLTSPRYIAKSQLSQLQDSGFSLLSAFIYDFCIFAVPEIINSKTISFPASTLLNNHDQPFIQELVDGLYHTGANVESFSSSTRPGQMEICFLPEFGINAADNAFTLRTGVKEVARKYNYIASFFIETGFCNSGILSHSLWDVGGKKNMFCINSGVEELTITGKKWLAGLLKHSAALSCLMAPAVSCRKRYSKESKDLKDSVPTTWGYNDNSCAFNIKCHGEKGTRIENKLGSATANPYLVLAATVAAGLDGLQSSDGVLAGPDGSTDFYQAKSSEIPLKLEDALVALEEDQCLRQALGETFIRYFVAMKKYELENEETDAERNKFLEYFI